A section of the Labrus bergylta chromosome 21, fLabBer1.1, whole genome shotgun sequence genome encodes:
- the fbxl15 gene encoding F-box/LRR-repeat protein 15, with product MEEEATIATCDLLDLPWEDVLVPHILCYLPLQHLVSLQRVSKQFHSLIQLYLANCRTFDLSPIGPSVPKEAFCAMLKDNKVLHSLSLQNCSDWVTDKELLPVVGQNQHLQRVDMSGSAWLTRHSLVAVSLSCMHLQHLGLAHCEWVDSLSLRSLADHCGGLESIDLTACRQLKDDAICYLAKKCLKLRSLSLAVNANITDESVEEVAKNCRGLEQLDLTGCLRVRNQSIRTLAEYCPKLQSLKVNHCHNVTESSLDPLRKRNVVIDVEPPLQRALVLLQDVLGFAPFINLQI from the exons ATGGAAGAAGAAGCTACGATAGCAAC ATGTGATCTGTTGGACTTGCCCTGGGAGGATGTACTTGTTCCACATATTTTGTGCTATCTGCCATTGCAACACCTCGTCAGCCTGCAGAGGGTGAGCAAGCAGTTTCACAGCCTCATCCAGTTGTATCTGGCAAACTGCAGGACTTTTGATCTGTCCCCG ATTGGACCGTCCGTTCCCAAGGAAGCCTTTTGCGCCATGTTAAAGGACAATAAAGTCCTCCACAGCCTGTCCCTGCAGAACTGCTCCGACTGGGTGACAGACAAGGAGCTGCTGCCGGTGGTCGGCCAGAACCAGCACCTGCAGAGAGTGGACATGAGCGGGAGTGCTTGGCTCACCCGGCACTCCCTGGTGGCCGTGTCCTTAAGCTGCATGCACCTGCAGCACCTGGGCCTGGCACACTGCGAGTGGGTGGACAGCCTGTCCCTGCGCAGCCTGGCTGACCACTGCGGGGGGCTCGAGTCCATCGACCTCACCGCCTGCCGCCAGCTCAAGGACGACGCCATCTGCTATCTGGCCAAGAAGTGTCTGAAGTTGAGGTCTCTGTCGTTGGCGGTCAACGCAAACATCACTGACGAGTCGGTGGAGGAGGTGGCCAAAAACTGCAGGGGCCTGGAGCAGCTGGACCTGACGGGCTGCCTGCGGGTCAGGAACCAGTCCATCAG GACTCTTGCAGAGTACTGCCCCAAACTGCAGTCCCTGAAGGTGAACCACTGTCACAACGTGACCGAGTCGAGCCTGGATCCTCTGCGGAAGCGAAATGTAGTCATAGATGTTGAGCCGCCTTTACAGAGGGCTCTGGTGCTTCTTCAGGATGTGCTGGGGTTCGCTCCTTTTATCAATCTCCAGATATAA